From Paracoccus aminovorans, one genomic window encodes:
- a CDS encoding DUF4177 domain-containing protein, with translation MSSYEYTVIPAPARGEKAKGAKTGIDRFAATLADVLNDMARDGWDYVRAETLPAEERSGLTSRSTVYHNLLIFRRSLAAEPAPRLEAAAPVSQPEPAPAEPEPAPVRAPFSQPMRAMPKQPPQARVPEPPLTAPQPAAPVGPRLGPASR, from the coding sequence ATGAGCAGCTACGAATACACCGTCATTCCCGCCCCGGCGCGCGGCGAAAAGGCGAAGGGCGCCAAGACCGGGATCGACCGCTTTGCCGCAACGCTGGCCGATGTGCTGAACGACATGGCCCGCGACGGCTGGGACTATGTCCGCGCCGAGACCCTGCCGGCCGAGGAACGCTCGGGCCTGACCAGCCGCAGCACCGTCTATCACAACCTGCTGATCTTCCGCCGTTCCCTGGCCGCCGAGCCGGCCCCCAGGCTGGAAGCGGCCGCGCCCGTGTCGCAGCCCGAACCCGCACCGGCAGAGCCCGAACCCGCGCCGGTCCGTGCCCCCTTCAGCCAGCCGATGCGCGCCATGCCCAAGCAGCCGCCGCAGGCCCGCGTGCCGGAACCGCCGTTGACCGCGCCGCAGCCCGCAGCCCCCGTCGGCCCGCGCCTCGGCCCCGCCAGCCGCTGA
- a CDS encoding SlyX family protein, with protein MDKDEQSLRLEEAVAHLTRVVEDLSEVVARQEREIARLSRRVGLLLEREAEREAEGGTIPLADQRPPHW; from the coding sequence ATGGACAAGGACGAGCAAAGCTTGCGGCTGGAAGAGGCCGTGGCGCATCTGACCCGCGTGGTCGAGGATCTGTCCGAGGTCGTGGCGCGGCAGGAGCGCGAGATCGCACGGCTGTCGCGGCGGGTGGGCCTGCTGCTGGAACGCGAGGCCGAGCGCGAGGCCGAGGGCGGCACCATCCCGCTGGCGGACCAGCGGCCACCGCACTGGTAG
- the hisS gene encoding histidine--tRNA ligase — MAKDQKKQPRPKAETPKGFRDYFGADVTERKQMLDRIAEIYHRHGFEPLETSAVETVEALGKFLPDVDRPNAGVFAWQEAEVPGGGAGDWLALRYDLTAPLARVAAQFRNDLPSPYRRYAMGPVWRNEKPGPGRFRQFYQCDADTVGSASVAADAEICAMLAAALEHAGIARGDYLIRINNRKVLNGILEAMGVAEGKPADDVLRTIDKFDKVGEEGVRQLLTSGRKDESGAFIDGVGLSPEQAGPVLAFLTSKGADNAATLQNLRAAVGASAVGAEGVEELAQISEMLAAMGVGEDRAVIDPSIVRGLGYYTGPVFEAELTFEILDDKGRKRQFGSVAGGGRYDGLVERFTGQKVPATGVSIGVDRLLAALRAKGLMGGTEPGPVVVTVMDRERMADYQAMAAELRAAGIRAEVYLGNPKNFGNQLKYADKRAAPVAIIQGADEAARGVVQVKDLILGAKIAAEASHEEWKSQPAQTEVPCDRLVAEVRRILG; from the coding sequence ATGGCGAAAGATCAGAAGAAACAGCCCCGACCCAAGGCGGAAACGCCCAAGGGGTTCCGCGACTATTTCGGCGCGGACGTGACCGAGCGCAAGCAGATGCTGGACCGCATCGCCGAGATCTATCATCGCCACGGCTTCGAGCCCCTGGAAACCAGCGCCGTCGAGACCGTCGAGGCGCTGGGCAAGTTCCTGCCCGACGTGGACCGTCCCAATGCCGGCGTCTTCGCCTGGCAAGAGGCCGAGGTGCCGGGCGGCGGCGCCGGCGACTGGCTGGCGCTGCGCTATGACCTGACCGCGCCCCTGGCGCGCGTGGCGGCGCAGTTCCGAAACGACCTGCCCAGCCCCTATCGCCGCTATGCCATGGGCCCGGTCTGGCGCAACGAAAAGCCGGGGCCGGGCCGGTTCCGCCAGTTCTATCAATGCGATGCCGATACCGTGGGTTCCGCCTCGGTCGCCGCGGATGCCGAGATCTGCGCCATGCTGGCGGCGGCGCTGGAACATGCCGGAATCGCCCGCGGCGACTACCTGATCCGCATCAACAACCGCAAGGTGCTGAACGGCATCCTGGAAGCCATGGGCGTGGCCGAGGGCAAGCCCGCGGACGACGTGCTGCGCACCATCGACAAGTTCGACAAGGTCGGCGAAGAGGGCGTGCGCCAGCTGCTGACCTCGGGCCGCAAGGACGAGTCCGGCGCCTTCATCGACGGCGTGGGCCTGAGCCCGGAACAGGCCGGGCCGGTGCTGGCCTTCCTGACCTCGAAGGGCGCGGACAACGCCGCGACGCTGCAAAACCTGCGCGCCGCCGTCGGTGCCTCGGCCGTGGGCGCCGAGGGGGTCGAGGAACTGGCCCAGATCAGCGAGATGCTCGCCGCCATGGGTGTGGGCGAGGATCGCGCCGTCATCGACCCCTCGATCGTGCGCGGCCTGGGCTATTACACCGGCCCGGTCTTCGAGGCCGAGCTAACCTTCGAGATCCTCGACGACAAGGGTCGCAAGCGCCAGTTCGGCTCGGTCGCGGGCGGCGGACGCTACGACGGGTTGGTCGAACGCTTCACCGGCCAGAAGGTACCGGCGACCGGCGTCTCCATCGGCGTGGATCGGCTTCTGGCCGCGCTGCGCGCCAAGGGGCTGATGGGCGGCACCGAGCCGGGTCCGGTCGTCGTCACCGTCATGGACCGCGAGCGCATGGCTGATTACCAGGCCATGGCGGCGGAACTGCGCGCCGCCGGCATCCGCGCCGAGGTCTATCTGGGCAACCCGAAGAACTTCGGCAACCAGCTGAAATATGCCGACAAGCGTGCCGCGCCGGTCGCGATCATCCAAGGCGCGGACGAGGCGGCGCGCGGCGTGGTGCAGGTCAAAGACCTGATCCTGGGCGCGAAGATCGCTGCCGAGGCCAGCCACGAGGAATGGAAATCCCAGCCCGCCCAGACCGAGGTGCCGTGCGACCGGCTGGTCGCCGAAGTGCGGCGCATCCTCGGATGA